One region of Alosa alosa isolate M-15738 ecotype Scorff River chromosome 1, AALO_Geno_1.1, whole genome shotgun sequence genomic DNA includes:
- the LOC125299828 gene encoding CD209 antigen-like protein C: MEAAVDMNIYQNSPDGQHTQAPACRHHKEYRLYRLIAVSFGILCVLQVALNIYLRLAGRPCPEGWLSYGSCYYISVSRRNWTDSRDQCLKRGADLIIISNQEEQKFVRALSVQAWIGLSYSKKDWVWKWVDGATLTNGTGYWLKGEPNNLKMKENCGETWVREPSLQTWNDNNCDFELQWICERAP; encoded by the exons ATGGAGGCGGCTGTGGACATGAACATCTATCAAAACTCCCCTGATGGGCAACATACTCAGGCCCCTGCATGCAGACATCACAAAG AGTACAGATTGTACAGACTGATTGCAGTGAGTTTTGGGATTCTCTGTGTTCTGCAAGTGGCTCTTAATATCTACCTGCGTCTCGCTG GAAGACCTTGTCCAGAGGGGTGGCTTTCTTATGGTAGCTGCTACTATATTTCAGTCTCACGCAGAAACTGGACTGATAGCCGGGACCAGTGCCTAAAGAGGGGTGCAGATCTGATTATTATAAGCAATCAAGAGGAGCAG AAATTTGTGAGAGCGCTCTCCGTGCAAGCGTGGATTGGTCTCAGCTACAGCAAAAAAGACTGGGTCTGGAAATGGGTAGATGGTGCAACACTGACCAATGGCACTGG ATACTGGTTGAAAGGAGAGCCCAACAATCTGAAGATGAAGGAGAACTGTGGTGAGACGTGGGTTCGTGAACCATCTCTTCAGACCTGGAATGATAACAACTGTGACTTTGAATTACAGTGGATATGCGAGAGGGCACCTTAG
- the LOC125299593 gene encoding uncharacterized protein LOC125299593 isoform X2 produces MTLLLNLNLSKFWLLCLKMKKSAQGKFTLHSAEHLINKTMSEQPGFAFDRVQKHNSDFQEFVDVDRNVEIKNFDRFQIFISRAKALPQTNAGEACQIQHVPVPDEQGGLQSLLNSKTPEILEEHKRTGTLKTESRRHLVKVLISHLVEKHGFYPPSAEKLALAKGIITTFPSSRVQIDGNGDGYMRLRNIRRKLEAGQPRYTKCKKGCDTALDTGARSDQDQGESSETGEWITLMKRLRPSSENIPSIKSAMENTYTRRRAWISKATPTLTEIFNEYPRFLDMPNLMDIEFGKITAGKTDQFIRKWEASIIPKLRAVAALEKGGIASLTEGMEDQTDDEKCYTMLVVLTHLLPPMPGSRCSVKSAITFLIDFVPPGTSIASLCDNSEMASRTQPQLICMLVDYG; encoded by the exons GACCTTGCTCTTGAATCTGAACCTGTCAAAGTTCTGGCTACtctgtttaaaaatgaaaaagagtgCTCAAGGAAAATTTACACTTCACAGTGCTGAACATCTCATAAATAAAACCATGTCGGAGCAACCAGGTTTTGCATTTGACAGAGTTCAAAAACATAATAGTGATTTCCAAGAATTTGTTGATGTTGACAGAAATGTAGAAATAAAGAACTTTGACAGATTTCAAATCTTCATATCAAGGGCAAAGGCACTACCCCAAACAAATGCTGGAGAGGCCTGTCAAATACag CATGTTCCAGTGCCAGATGAACAGGGAGGCCTGCAATCTTTACTTAACAGCAAAACTCCAGAAATACTTGAGGAACACAAGAGAACAGGAACACTTAAAACTGAGTCAAGGAGACATCTGGTCAAAGTCTTGATAAGTCACTTGGTGGAGAAGCATGGATT TTACCCACCAAGTGCTGAAAAGCTCGCCCTTGCAAAGGGTATTATCACCACTTTCCCTTCCTCGAGGGTTCAGATTGACGGCAATGGAGATGGATAT ATGAGGCTGCGTAACATTCGGCGAAAGCTTGAAGCTGGTCAGCCGCGTTACACAAAATGCAAGAAAGGGTGTGACACAG CCCTAGACACAGGAGCAAGATCAGATCAGGACCAGGGGGAGAGCAGTGAGACCGGTGAGTGGATCACCCTGATGAAACGACTCAGGCCTTCTTCAGAGAACATTCCTTCAATCAAATCAGCAATGGAGAATACATACACCAGGCGCAGAGCATGGATATCAAAGGCAACTCCTACATTGACTGAAATCTTCAATGAATACCCACGCTTTTTGGATATGCCAAATTTG ATGGATATCGAGTTTGGCAAAATAACAGCTGGAAAGACAGACCAATTCATCAGGAAATGGGAAGCGAGCATCATTCCAAAGCTGAGAGCAGTTGCTGCCTTGGAAAAAGGTGGTATTGCGTCACTTACAGAGGGGATGGAAGACCAGACAGATG ATGAAAAGTGCTATACCATGCTGGTTGTTCTGACACATCTTCTGCCACCAATGCCCGGGAGTCGCTGCAGTGTGAAATCAGCAATAACATTCCTTATTGATTTTGTACCG CCTGGAACCAGTATTGCATCCCTCTGCGACAACTCTGAGATGGCATCAAGGACCCAGCCACAGCTGATCTGTATGTTGGTTGATTATGGATAA
- the LOC125299593 gene encoding uncharacterized protein LOC125299593 isoform X1 — protein MTLLLNLNLSKFWLLCLKMKKSAQGKFTLHSAEHLINKTMSEQPGFAFDRVQKHNSDFQEFVDVDRNVEIKNFDRFQIFISRAKALPQTNAGEACQIQHVPVPDEQGGLQSLLNSKTPEILEEHKRTGTLKTESRRHLVKVLISHLVEKHGFYPPSAEKLALAKGIITTFPSSRVQIDGNGDGYEHFYDPSSHSGFLEMRLRNIRRKLEAGQPRYTKCKKGCDTALDTGARSDQDQGESSETGEWITLMKRLRPSSENIPSIKSAMENTYTRRRAWISKATPTLTEIFNEYPRFLDMPNLMDIEFGKITAGKTDQFIRKWEASIIPKLRAVAALEKGGIASLTEGMEDQTDDEKCYTMLVVLTHLLPPMPGSRCSVKSAITFLIDFVPPGTSIASLCDNSEMASRTQPQLICMLVDYG, from the exons GACCTTGCTCTTGAATCTGAACCTGTCAAAGTTCTGGCTACtctgtttaaaaatgaaaaagagtgCTCAAGGAAAATTTACACTTCACAGTGCTGAACATCTCATAAATAAAACCATGTCGGAGCAACCAGGTTTTGCATTTGACAGAGTTCAAAAACATAATAGTGATTTCCAAGAATTTGTTGATGTTGACAGAAATGTAGAAATAAAGAACTTTGACAGATTTCAAATCTTCATATCAAGGGCAAAGGCACTACCCCAAACAAATGCTGGAGAGGCCTGTCAAATACag CATGTTCCAGTGCCAGATGAACAGGGAGGCCTGCAATCTTTACTTAACAGCAAAACTCCAGAAATACTTGAGGAACACAAGAGAACAGGAACACTTAAAACTGAGTCAAGGAGACATCTGGTCAAAGTCTTGATAAGTCACTTGGTGGAGAAGCATGGATT TTACCCACCAAGTGCTGAAAAGCTCGCCCTTGCAAAGGGTATTATCACCACTTTCCCTTCCTCGAGGGTTCAGATTGACGGCAATGGAGATGGATAT GAGCATTTTTATGATCCATCGTCTCATTCTGGCTTCTTGGAGATGAGGCTGCGTAACATTCGGCGAAAGCTTGAAGCTGGTCAGCCGCGTTACACAAAATGCAAGAAAGGGTGTGACACAG CCCTAGACACAGGAGCAAGATCAGATCAGGACCAGGGGGAGAGCAGTGAGACCGGTGAGTGGATCACCCTGATGAAACGACTCAGGCCTTCTTCAGAGAACATTCCTTCAATCAAATCAGCAATGGAGAATACATACACCAGGCGCAGAGCATGGATATCAAAGGCAACTCCTACATTGACTGAAATCTTCAATGAATACCCACGCTTTTTGGATATGCCAAATTTG ATGGATATCGAGTTTGGCAAAATAACAGCTGGAAAGACAGACCAATTCATCAGGAAATGGGAAGCGAGCATCATTCCAAAGCTGAGAGCAGTTGCTGCCTTGGAAAAAGGTGGTATTGCGTCACTTACAGAGGGGATGGAAGACCAGACAGATG ATGAAAAGTGCTATACCATGCTGGTTGTTCTGACACATCTTCTGCCACCAATGCCCGGGAGTCGCTGCAGTGTGAAATCAGCAATAACATTCCTTATTGATTTTGTACCG CCTGGAACCAGTATTGCATCCCTCTGCGACAACTCTGAGATGGCATCAAGGACCCAGCCACAGCTGATCTGTATGTTGGTTGATTATGGATAA